From a single Thermodesulfobacteriota bacterium genomic region:
- a CDS encoding zinc ribbon domain-containing protein gives MPIYEYRCRACGRIFECLVTVSSGSQQQTCRYCGSQETDKTFSAFSCRSGSAASLTSSGGGGCSPRGGFK, from the coding sequence ATGCCGATCTACGAGTACCGCTGCCGCGCCTGCGGCCGCATCTTCGAATGTCTGGTGACCGTGAGCAGCGGCAGCCAGCAGCAGACCTGCCGGTATTGCGGCAGCCAGGAGACGGACAAGACCTTTTCCGCCTTCAGCTGCCGGAGTGGCTCGGCGGCGAGCCTTACCAGCAGCGGCGGAGGCGGCTGCAGCCCGCGCGGCGGCTTCAAGTGA
- a CDS encoding septum formation initiator family protein → MVLHGRAGGRGRLASEDRRLVAVGTGILILLLGWLLAGPYGLWQLYDVHRQRAQVTAQIEDSSRAVAELSQELEKLENDPAFLEQIARNRFGLVRPNEVVYDFSKTSRKK, encoded by the coding sequence ATGGTGTTGCACGGCAGGGCAGGGGGGCGGGGCAGGCTGGCCAGTGAGGACCGGCGGCTTGTCGCTGTCGGTACCGGCATCCTGATCCTGCTCCTGGGCTGGCTTCTGGCCGGACCTTACGGCCTGTGGCAGCTCTACGACGTCCATCGCCAGCGGGCCCAGGTGACGGCCCAGATTGAGGACAGCAGCCGGGCCGTCGCGGAGCTGTCCCAGGAGCTGGAGAAGCTGGAGAACGACCCGGCCTTCCTCGAGCAGATCGCCCGCAACCGGTTTGGGCTGGTGCGGCCCAACGAGGTGGTTTACGACTTCTCCAAGACCAGCCGGAAGAAGTAG